One part of the Chloroflexota bacterium genome encodes these proteins:
- a CDS encoding CoA-binding protein — MSTTALPGGRRNPHPLDYIFHPRSIAVVGISADFPKIWIKMLYLDSLLHKGYPGQIYLVNPKGGEMEGLPIYRTLKDIPGPVDHVVVSIPAPYTPKLMEECRNIGVKVVHVFSSGYAETGEPDRIELQNRLVEIAQQGNMRIIGPNCLGIYYPGGRIGLSPDFPMEAGPVGYLCQSGGNVSYGVRHAAARGLRFSKVVSYGNACDINECDLLDYFAEDPETRVIAAYIEGVKDGARLIKALNKAAAAKPVVVFKGGFTGGGLRAAASHTGSLAGTDVVWDTLIRQAGAIRVYSVEEMVDMLVALLRVRPPKGLNTCVVGYGGGASVMATDEIESAGLRLLPVPEEMREKLKEFIDLANSMLRNPIDAGPMAAIDGFELISSMGNRNPAEYLRERAAAGLTPRWSRLNAALQEWPGLDLVVYHHGLDVNPLPVERQRVAGGTGSLVLAAKACELPKAVVIHSMGNDQTRQASAEVRALCAEFGLPLFVSMRGAAAAIRKLIDYNQAYPDRLSRVHAPSEA, encoded by the coding sequence TTGAGTACTACTGCACTCCCCGGCGGCCGGCGCAACCCGCATCCCCTGGACTACATCTTCCATCCCCGTTCGATTGCCGTTGTGGGCATCTCGGCTGACTTTCCCAAGATATGGATCAAGATGCTCTACCTGGACTCTCTGCTTCACAAAGGGTACCCCGGACAGATCTACCTGGTGAATCCAAAGGGAGGCGAGATGGAAGGACTTCCCATCTACCGCACCTTGAAGGATATCCCGGGGCCGGTGGATCATGTTGTCGTCTCTATTCCAGCTCCCTACACCCCGAAGCTGATGGAGGAGTGCCGGAATATCGGGGTTAAGGTGGTGCACGTCTTTTCATCCGGCTATGCCGAAACCGGTGAGCCTGACCGCATTGAACTGCAGAACAGGCTGGTGGAGATAGCCCAGCAGGGCAACATGCGCATCATTGGCCCCAACTGCCTGGGTATCTACTACCCCGGAGGCCGGATAGGCCTCAGCCCTGACTTCCCCATGGAGGCGGGGCCTGTAGGATATCTTTGCCAGAGCGGCGGGAATGTCAGCTATGGAGTACGGCATGCAGCTGCCCGCGGACTCCGTTTCAGCAAGGTGGTCAGCTACGGCAATGCCTGCGACATCAACGAATGCGACCTGCTGGATTATTTTGCGGAGGACCCTGAAACCAGGGTGATTGCAGCATACATCGAGGGCGTTAAGGATGGCGCGCGCCTGATTAAGGCGCTGAACAAAGCAGCCGCTGCCAAGCCGGTGGTGGTCTTCAAAGGAGGCTTTACCGGGGGCGGGCTGAGGGCTGCCGCTTCACATACAGGGTCTCTGGCTGGAACCGATGTAGTCTGGGACACCCTTATCAGGCAGGCCGGGGCGATACGGGTTTACAGCGTCGAAGAGATGGTGGATATGCTCGTCGCGCTGCTGCGCGTGAGGCCCCCCAAAGGTCTGAACACCTGTGTTGTGGGATACGGGGGCGGGGCCAGTGTCATGGCCACTGATGAGATCGAGAGCGCAGGGTTGCGGCTGCTTCCCGTACCGGAGGAGATGAGGGAAAAACTGAAGGAGTTTATCGATCTGGCCAATAGCATGCTCCGCAACCCGATCGACGCTGGCCCGATGGCTGCTATCGACGGTTTCGAACTCATTAGCAGCATGGGAAACCGCAATCCTGCTGAATACCTGAGGGAAAGGGCAGCGGCAGGACTTACGCCGCGTTGGAGCCGGCTGAACGCAGCTTTGCAGGAATGGCCCGGACTTGATCTGGTGGTGTACCATCATGGCCTTGACGTAAACCCCTTGCCGGTGGAGCGTCAAAGAGTTGCAGGCGGGACAGGATCGCTGGTACTGGCAGCAAAAGCATGTGAACTGCCAAAGGCGGTGGTGATTCACTCCATGGGGAATGACCAGACGCGGCAGGCCTCGGCCGAAGTGCGGGCGCTCTGCGCGGAATTCGGTCTGCCCCTTTTCGTCTCCATGCGGGGAGCAGCCGCAGCAATTCGGAAGCTGATCGACTACAATCAGGCCTACCCTGACAGGCTTTCCCGCGTGCATGCACCATCAGAGGCATAG
- a CDS encoding FAD-binding protein, whose product MAAKQDNVRWDAEVDVIVVGFGGAGACAALEAAQKGASVLVLDCFHGGGATAASGAVIYAGGGTPYQKAAGFDDTPEEMYKYLKQEIGEGVMSDETLRRFCEGSAADIQWLVEAGVPFEGSLCPFKTSYPTDLYYLYYSGSENNGAYKAKAKPAPRGHRAKGPGISGLTLFHSLEKTVRKSDKIQVRCQTKVMKLIQAEDGRVIGVEARSIPPSSIFLRRFHGGITWINAKLNTYMPPMAMLLNQLATGIAMVRARPYNARARKGVILAAGGFIFNKKRVRECNSLFSTCMPLGTYADDGSGISMGESAGGITSRMDKMAAWTFYVPPEALMQGVLVSKDGKRLCSEDLYGAKQGEYITTKGNGCAYLIIDSKTMEEAKSHFKDQCAFFQKLAMTPMLRFGRKKAPSFEKLAKKISVSVEGLEATMKQYNEIAKSGQPDPLGKFPKRFVAQDTPPFYALDISLQGYSSTFTKGGLPTAAITLGGLVVNEKTGEVVKKDGSSIEGLYAAGRTAVGLCGNGYFASGTSIADCVFAGRRAARHAVSLPAK is encoded by the coding sequence ATGGCTGCAAAACAGGATAATGTTCGTTGGGATGCTGAAGTAGACGTCATCGTCGTCGGGTTCGGCGGGGCGGGCGCATGCGCGGCGCTGGAGGCAGCTCAAAAGGGGGCCTCAGTGCTGGTGCTGGACTGCTTCCACGGCGGTGGGGCCACGGCTGCCAGCGGCGCTGTCATCTATGCCGGGGGCGGGACGCCGTATCAGAAAGCAGCAGGTTTCGACGACACGCCCGAGGAAATGTACAAGTACCTGAAACAGGAGATCGGCGAAGGCGTTATGTCGGACGAAACTCTGCGCCGCTTCTGCGAGGGATCGGCCGCAGATATCCAGTGGCTGGTAGAGGCTGGCGTTCCATTTGAAGGATCGCTGTGCCCGTTCAAGACGTCCTACCCTACTGATCTCTACTATCTTTATTATTCCGGAAGCGAGAATAACGGCGCCTACAAGGCCAAAGCGAAGCCGGCGCCGCGCGGCCACCGCGCCAAAGGGCCAGGCATCTCCGGTCTGACGCTGTTCCATAGTCTGGAAAAGACAGTTCGCAAGAGCGACAAGATCCAGGTCCGGTGCCAGACCAAGGTAATGAAGCTCATCCAGGCGGAGGACGGCCGAGTGATAGGTGTGGAAGCGCGTTCGATACCGCCAAGCTCGATATTCCTCAGGCGCTTCCATGGCGGTATCACCTGGATAAACGCCAAGCTCAATACCTATATGCCTCCGATGGCGATGCTGCTGAATCAGCTGGCCACGGGGATCGCAATGGTGCGCGCCCGCCCCTACAACGCAAGAGCCCGCAAAGGTGTCATCCTGGCAGCCGGCGGTTTCATCTTCAACAAGAAGCGGGTCCGTGAGTGCAACAGCCTGTTCAGCACATGCATGCCGTTAGGCACCTATGCCGACGACGGCTCGGGGATCTCAATGGGGGAGAGCGCTGGCGGGATCACATCGCGTATGGACAAGATGGCGGCATGGACCTTCTACGTTCCGCCCGAGGCGCTGATGCAGGGGGTTCTGGTGAGTAAAGACGGGAAGCGCCTCTGCAGTGAGGACCTGTACGGCGCCAAGCAGGGCGAGTACATAACAACGAAGGGTAACGGCTGCGCCTACCTCATCATCGACAGCAAGACAATGGAGGAAGCAAAGAGCCATTTCAAGGACCAGTGCGCCTTCTTCCAGAAGCTGGCCATGACGCCCATGCTGCGATTCGGCCGCAAGAAGGCTCCCTCATTTGAGAAACTGGCCAAGAAGATTAGCGTATCCGTGGAGGGCCTCGAAGCGACGATGAAGCAGTACAACGAGATTGCGAAGAGCGGCCAGCCCGATCCGCTGGGCAAGTTCCCAAAGCGTTTCGTGGCCCAGGACACGCCTCCGTTCTACGCGCTGGATATCTCCCTCCAGGGCTACTCTTCCACCTTCACCAAGGGGGGCTTGCCTACAGCAGCCATCACTCTGGGTGGCCTTGTGGTGAACGAGAAGACGGGCGAGGTAGTGAAGAAGGATGGATCGTCCATCGAGGGCCTGTATGCCGCCGGACGGACTGCCGTAGGCCTCTGCGGCAACGGCTATTTCGCCAGCGGGACTTCCATCGCAGACTGCGTGTTCGCCGGCCGCCGTGCCGCCCGGCATGCAGTCAGCCTGCCGGCGAAGTAG